One part of the Candidatus Methanoperedens sp. genome encodes these proteins:
- the mtrE gene encoding tetrahydromethanopterin S-methyltransferase subunit E, whose product MVLDITMGMAVLALMGALAAIAGCMEDLETDVGSQSNANSQVQLAPQMGFLHRIYNKAISGEPVSYGFSGVTSGVVTVVLLNAKFYPLTTIIIGAFVAAIIYGIFSTTAHAGRIASQSRFKQPLYMDMLRYTTPSIISHNFIANFCIVAIAYLQFTLLGFPFPIPFLALIWGITVGCIGSAVGDVHYGGERQYQNREFGVGLNTALSGRIVRKGESGLRNSIDNVWFCAKFGGPATGIGFGLTVFLTLWPVIIFGYVWKTIIAGFIIVVVMVILNRLLEVQMKNQYGPYKEEKIEKEARA is encoded by the coding sequence ATGGTCTTAGACATAACCATGGGCATGGCTGTATTGGCACTTATGGGAGCGCTTGCTGCTATTGCGGGTTGCATGGAGGATTTGGAAACTGATGTAGGTTCCCAGAGCAATGCAAACTCCCAGGTACAATTAGCTCCTCAAATGGGTTTTTTGCATCGAATATATAATAAGGCAATTTCAGGCGAGCCTGTAAGCTACGGTTTTTCAGGAGTGACCAGCGGCGTTGTAACAGTGGTACTTTTAAATGCTAAGTTTTATCCACTGACAACGATAATAATAGGCGCTTTTGTCGCAGCAATCATTTACGGCATTTTTTCAACAACCGCACATGCAGGCAGGATAGCGAGCCAGAGCAGGTTCAAGCAGCCCCTCTACATGGACATGCTGAGGTATACGACGCCGTCTATTATCTCGCATAATTTTATTGCTAATTTCTGCATTGTGGCGATAGCATATCTCCAGTTTACGCTGCTTGGATTCCCGTTCCCGATTCCGTTCCTGGCACTAATTTGGGGAATAACGGTAGGATGCATTGGTTCAGCAGTCGGTGATGTGCATTATGGTGGAGAGCGACAGTACCAGAACCGTGAGTTCGGCGTCGGGCTGAATACAGCGCTTTCGGGGCGCATCGTGAGGAAAGGAGAGTCAGGGCTCAGGAACAGTATAGATAATGTCTGGTTCTGCGCAAAATTCGGAGGACCTGCAACCGGTATTGGTTTTGGTCTCACCGTGTTTCTCACGCTCTGGCCTGTAATAATTTTTGGATATGTATGGAAAACGATAATTGCAGGCTTTATCATCGTGGTTGTGATGGTCATCCTGAACAGGCTGCTGGAAGTCCAGATGAAAAATCAATACGGCCCTTATAAAGAAGAGAAAATTGAGAAGGAGGCAAGAGCATAA
- a CDS encoding universal stress protein, whose protein sequence is MFEKVLFATDLSEYAQKTLECIGEIPGVKEVVVLHVVDATHPSKHGWLHGQHIEDARIHLEEHKEHLESIGLKVKTKVEVITEGGVSHSILETVAEEKVSLVVMNAHGKSLIKGLLLGSVALDILRHAKTDVLLMRYKLVESLEGEKLQKFCDKIFSKVVYPTDFSEPAEKALSLLRKLDSIEEIELVHVVTRGETEEEIEANVQEAKKKLDDLDDELSSAGFKVKAHVRVGSPAEEICSVAEDEDASLIAMSSHGKGWFKELLLGDTAFDVVKNTKRPVLIVRAKIKKITL, encoded by the coding sequence ATGTTTGAAAAGGTGTTATTTGCGACAGATCTTTCAGAGTATGCGCAGAAAACCCTTGAATGCATTGGTGAGATTCCTGGGGTAAAAGAAGTGGTGGTTTTGCATGTTGTTGATGCAACGCATCCTTCAAAGCATGGCTGGCTTCACGGACAGCATATCGAGGATGCCAGGATTCATTTAGAGGAGCATAAAGAACATCTTGAAAGTATCGGGTTAAAAGTCAAAACAAAGGTAGAGGTGATAACAGAAGGTGGTGTTTCACATTCCATTCTAGAAACTGTAGCTGAGGAAAAAGTTTCTTTAGTCGTTATGAATGCCCATGGGAAAAGCCTCATCAAGGGTCTACTTCTTGGAAGTGTCGCACTTGATATACTGCGCCATGCAAAGACAGATGTCCTTCTCATGCGTTATAAATTAGTAGAGAGCCTTGAGGGAGAAAAACTTCAAAAGTTCTGCGATAAGATTTTCTCAAAAGTGGTTTATCCCACTGATTTTTCTGAGCCTGCTGAGAAGGCACTATCATTATTAAGAAAATTGGATAGTATAGAAGAGATAGAACTGGTGCATGTGGTCACCAGAGGTGAAACTGAGGAGGAAATAGAAGCTAATGTTCAGGAAGCAAAGAAGAAGCTTGATGACCTCGATGATGAACTTAGCAGTGCGGGCTTTAAGGTAAAGGCGCATGTCCGTGTGGGGAGCCCGGCAGAGGAGATTTGCTCGGTAGCCGAGGATGAAGACGCATCGTTGATAGCGATGAGCTCTCATGGCAAAGGTTGGTTCAAAGAATTATTGTTGGGAGATACGGCTTTTGATGTGGTTAAGAATACAAAGAGACCTGTTCTTATTGTGAGGGCAAAAATAAAAAAAATCACTTTATAA
- a CDS encoding DUF1646 family protein, with the protein MPETPDIILAAGLFVIFLMVLLGPFLVKKIEHNLEAFLFSMGIFAVTLDTVLLRVSSNDPGEILPNWNFRLVEKAIVDPIEITLAVLLAGLLFHYGRDKLKVFTDSILNKVPLKVFVFLVVIVLGLLSSIITAIIAALLLVEIITALKLNRKAKINLVIIACFAIGLGAALTPVGEPLATIVIKTKLQEDFWYLFYRIGKYIIPGVIALGIISMFFAGKKQKAEVLAPEDEKETLKDVGIRAFKVYIFVMALVFLGIGFIPITEWYIKFLVPQMLYWVNTVSAILDNATLASAEITKSMSTLQLNSALMGLLIAGGMLIPGNIPNIIAANKLRITSKEWAKLGVPLGGGIMVAYFIILFALKI; encoded by the coding sequence TTGCCAGAGACGCCTGACATAATACTCGCAGCAGGTTTGTTTGTCATATTCCTGATGGTGTTGCTGGGACCATTTTTGGTCAAGAAAATTGAACACAATCTCGAAGCTTTTCTTTTTTCCATGGGTATCTTCGCCGTTACACTCGATACTGTATTATTACGCGTATCATCAAACGACCCGGGTGAAATCCTACCAAACTGGAATTTTAGACTGGTCGAAAAAGCAATCGTTGATCCAATTGAAATCACCCTGGCTGTTTTATTAGCAGGGCTGCTTTTTCATTATGGTCGCGACAAACTTAAGGTCTTTACGGATTCGATACTCAATAAAGTCCCGTTAAAGGTATTTGTCTTTCTGGTAGTTATTGTATTGGGATTATTATCGAGCATCATAACTGCCATAATAGCCGCCCTGCTCCTCGTAGAAATTATCACCGCCTTAAAATTAAACCGCAAAGCCAAGATAAACCTTGTAATAATTGCCTGTTTTGCTATCGGTCTGGGCGCAGCGCTGACGCCGGTGGGTGAGCCTTTAGCCACGATTGTAATAAAAACCAAATTACAGGAGGATTTCTGGTATCTGTTCTATCGAATCGGGAAATACATAATTCCCGGCGTAATTGCTCTTGGAATTATCAGCATGTTTTTTGCTGGAAAAAAGCAAAAAGCAGAGGTTCTAGCGCCTGAGGATGAAAAAGAAACATTAAAAGATGTCGGGATTCGGGCATTCAAAGTATATATTTTCGTTATGGCTCTCGTCTTTCTGGGAATCGGCTTTATACCGATTACCGAGTGGTACATTAAATTCCTGGTGCCCCAGATGTTGTACTGGGTAAACACCGTCTCTGCCATACTGGATAATGCCACACTTGCTTCAGCTGAGATTACCAAAAGCATGTCGACATTACAACTTAACAGCGCACTTATGGGATTGCTGATTGCAGGCGGGATGTTAATTCCTGGAAACATTCCGAATATCATCGCAGCGAACAAGCTGCGTATAACCAGCAAGGAATGGGCGAAGCTGGGCGTCCCGCTCGGAGGAGGGATAATGGTTGCGTACTTTATCATTCTGTTTGCACTGAAAATTTAA
- a CDS encoding DUF2099 family protein: protein MPHVMELFGKTRVVVKDGKVIEVGEPVADWCPVFDKVANVSKLTAEEAKKNMEYRIRELGMFTPERRFDYGVFVNFGASEIMMTALRHGMIDSTVTVCDGAGTVITRNPELVQGMGALMSGLIETEPIQEVIDGIESRGGIVLDKESARIDQVAGARAACELGYKNIAVSVTVVGEAGELREIEKEYNVNLILIGAHLTGIGCKEAEFLGKMDIITGCASRIVRDVVKPILQAGTSVPMFAITQKGKELLLERAKEVDSPILISTAHLPVLPEHKQPRPLG from the coding sequence ATGCCGCACGTGATGGAACTCTTCGGGAAAACCCGCGTGGTTGTGAAAGACGGGAAAGTGATTGAAGTCGGGGAGCCGGTTGCAGACTGGTGCCCAGTGTTCGACAAAGTTGCCAATGTCTCAAAGCTCACGGCAGAAGAGGCAAAAAAGAATATGGAATACAGGATCCGCGAGCTTGGCATGTTCACCCCGGAAAGAAGGTTTGACTACGGGGTTTTTGTTAATTTTGGGGCAAGCGAGATTATGATGACCGCTCTTAGGCACGGTATGATTGATTCCACGGTCACGGTATGCGACGGCGCAGGCACGGTTATTACACGCAATCCTGAACTGGTGCAGGGCATGGGGGCTTTGATGTCGGGGCTTATTGAAACAGAGCCGATACAGGAAGTAATCGACGGCATAGAATCACGGGGAGGCATTGTTCTTGATAAGGAAAGCGCAAGGATTGACCAGGTTGCAGGTGCCAGAGCGGCATGCGAACTCGGGTATAAGAATATAGCAGTCAGCGTAACCGTGGTTGGGGAAGCCGGGGAACTTCGCGAGATAGAAAAAGAATATAATGTCAATTTAATCCTGATAGGGGCGCACCTCACAGGAATAGGGTGCAAGGAGGCTGAGTTTCTTGGAAAAATGGATATAATCACAGGATGCGCTTCAAGGATTGTGCGAGATGTAGTAAAACCAATCCTTCAGGCAGGCACATCAGTTCCCATGTTTGCCATAACGCAGAAAGGAAAAGAGCTTCTTTTAGAGCGGGCAAAGGAAGTTGATTCGCCCATTCTCATAAGCACGGCGCATTTGCCTGTGCTGCCCGAGCATAAGCAGCCCAGACCGCTTGGATAA
- the mqnB gene encoding futalosine hydrolase has protein sequence MNIALIVPTPVESRELRREIKPMPHDELKIISDGELHGKSITFTHCGVGKVNAAHSATLMLENYDIDLMILFGIAGVYSAKGAKPGDVAVAGSENYAEEGVLTKEGWKPMEVISPLLKNQKEYFNTFPVDPKLSGLALKVSSDLGFKVTSGNFVTVSQVSGTSESGEILKKRFNGVCENMEGAAVAHICTLYGVPMVEIRGISNIVEDRDIKKWNIPLAASHANKVVSQLVKNL, from the coding sequence ATGAATATAGCCCTTATCGTGCCTACACCCGTTGAGTCTAGGGAACTGAGGCGCGAAATCAAGCCGATGCCGCATGATGAATTAAAAATTATTTCTGATGGAGAATTGCACGGGAAATCCATTACCTTTACCCACTGCGGTGTAGGCAAAGTCAATGCCGCCCACTCCGCAACCCTGATGCTGGAGAATTATGATATAGATTTAATGATACTGTTTGGTATCGCAGGCGTGTATAGCGCCAAAGGCGCTAAACCAGGCGATGTTGCTGTTGCCGGGAGCGAGAACTACGCCGAGGAGGGGGTATTAACAAAGGAGGGGTGGAAACCAATGGAGGTCATAAGCCCGCTTTTGAAAAATCAAAAGGAATATTTCAATACCTTTCCGGTCGACCCGAAGCTTTCCGGGCTCGCACTAAAAGTATCATCCGACCTGGGTTTTAAAGTAACCTCAGGCAATTTTGTAACAGTTTCCCAGGTCTCTGGAACCAGTGAGAGCGGGGAAATCCTGAAGAAGCGCTTCAACGGCGTATGCGAGAACATGGAAGGTGCTGCCGTGGCTCATATCTGTACGCTGTATGGAGTACCGATGGTTGAGATTCGAGGCATAAGCAATATAGTTGAAGACAGGGATATTAAAAAATGGAACATACCGCTTGCTGCCTCGCATGCAAATAAGGTAGTGAGCCAACTCGTTAAAAATTTATGA
- a CDS encoding 1,4-dihydroxy-6-naphthoate synthase: MTKLSLGYSPCPNDTFIFYALAHKKLRMDVEFSEILRDVEGLNKLALNRELDVTKASFYAFGFLRENYCLLHSGSALGRGCGPLVVAKNPMRISELASSRIAIPGKMTTAYLLLQLFAPGIKKIVEMPFERIMNAVSLGTVDAGLIIHEGRFTYPKYNLVELLDLGEWWEEETGLPIPLGGILAKRELGADTIKKIDALVKKSVEYAFQNPALTREYIKSNAQELDDDVIEQHIRLYVNDYTLEIGDGIIAIEKLLKTAEELHLIPHSDKPVFIA, translated from the coding sequence ATGACAAAACTTTCCCTGGGCTATTCACCATGCCCCAACGACACATTTATCTTCTATGCTTTAGCCCATAAAAAGCTCAGAATGGATGTGGAATTCTCTGAAATATTGAGGGATGTGGAGGGATTGAATAAACTGGCTTTGAACAGGGAACTGGATGTCACCAAAGCCTCCTTTTATGCCTTTGGTTTTTTGAGAGAGAATTACTGCCTTCTTCATAGCGGCAGCGCGCTTGGGCGGGGATGCGGGCCTCTTGTAGTCGCTAAAAACCCCATGAGGATTTCCGAGCTTGCCAGTTCAAGGATAGCAATTCCTGGAAAGATGACCACAGCCTATCTCCTTCTGCAGCTCTTTGCACCAGGGATAAAAAAGATAGTTGAGATGCCTTTTGAGCGCATCATGAACGCGGTCAGCCTGGGAACTGTGGATGCTGGATTGATCATCCACGAAGGCAGATTTACGTATCCAAAATATAATCTTGTGGAGCTCCTTGACCTGGGAGAGTGGTGGGAGGAGGAAACTGGCTTGCCGATACCTCTTGGCGGGATTCTTGCAAAGAGGGAATTGGGCGCGGACACGATAAAAAAAATAGATGCTCTCGTTAAAAAGAGTGTTGAATATGCGTTTCAAAATCCTGCGCTAACACGAGAGTATATCAAGAGCAATGCACAGGAGCTGGATGACGATGTAATAGAGCAGCACATCCGGCTTTATGTGAACGATTATACACTGGAGATTGGTGATGGTATTATCGCCATCGAAAAACTCTTGAAAACTGCAGAAGAGTTACATTTGATTCCGCATTCTGATAAACCTGTTTTCATTGCTTAA
- the purN gene encoding phosphoribosylglycinamide formyltransferase — translation MANIAVLASGRGSNLQAIIDSIGNGYLKAKITVVISDIGDAYALERARRHGIEAVFIDPEKFPSRELYEKEVLRVLRKHDAELVLLAGYMRVVGRALLKAYKNRMLNIHPALLPTFPGLHAQKQAFDHGVKVAGCTVHFVDDTLDNGPIILQRCVEVKENDTPETLADRILEQEHKIYPEAVKLFVENRLRIEGRKVKIIQS, via the coding sequence GTGGCGAATATAGCAGTGCTTGCTTCGGGAAGAGGTTCAAACCTTCAGGCAATCATAGACAGTATTGGAAATGGCTATTTGAAAGCGAAAATCACGGTGGTAATCAGCGACATCGGCGACGCATATGCGCTGGAGCGCGCAAGAAGGCATGGAATAGAAGCTGTTTTTATTGATCCGGAAAAATTCCCGTCAAGGGAATTATACGAAAAAGAGGTTCTGAGGGTTTTAAGAAAACATGATGCTGAGCTGGTGCTGCTCGCCGGCTACATGAGAGTTGTTGGAAGGGCACTGCTCAAAGCCTATAAAAACCGCATGCTCAACATCCATCCAGCGCTCCTCCCTACCTTTCCCGGTCTTCATGCGCAGAAGCAGGCTTTTGACCATGGCGTGAAAGTTGCTGGTTGCACGGTTCATTTTGTGGACGATACGCTGGACAATGGACCCATAATCCTGCAAAGATGCGTGGAAGTGAAGGAGAACGATACGCCAGAGACGCTTGCGGACAGGATACTCGAACAGGAGCACAAGATTTATCCCGAAGCCGTGAAATTGTTTGTCGAAAACAGGCTGCGTATAGAAGGACGTAAAGTGAAAATCATACAATCATAA
- a CDS encoding serine hydroxymethyltransferase — protein MPLRTTDPEIYEIIRHETERQRNKLNLIASENYASRAVLAAQGSVMTNKYAEGYPGKRYYGGCEFVDEAEKLAIERAKKLFKAEHVNVQPHSGSQANMAVYLAMLKCGDTIMSMDLSHGGHLSHGSPVNFSGKLFNIVPYGVSRETKTIDYDALSELAKRHKPKLIISGASAYPRELDFKRFREIADEAGAFLMADIAHIAGLVVAGIHSDPVPYADFVTSTTHKTLRGPRGGMIMCKSEYAKEIDKTVFPGIQGGPLMHVIAAKAVAFKEAMNRDFIDYQKQIVANAKKIASELASLGFEMVSGGTDNHLMLVDLTPLGITGKDAEAKLGEAGIILNKNTIPFETKSPFITSGIRIGTPAATTRGMKEKQMMVIAHAIDETLRNMNDTETVNEVKKTILELCRQFPIPYDEAY, from the coding sequence ATGCCATTAAGAACCACCGACCCTGAAATTTACGAAATAATCAGACACGAGACAGAAAGACAGAGAAATAAATTAAACCTGATAGCTTCGGAGAACTACGCAAGCCGTGCAGTGCTTGCGGCTCAGGGCTCGGTGATGACAAATAAATATGCTGAGGGTTATCCTGGAAAGAGGTATTACGGGGGATGTGAGTTTGTTGACGAGGCTGAGAAACTTGCTATCGAGAGAGCCAAAAAGCTTTTCAAGGCAGAACATGTCAACGTTCAGCCCCACTCAGGCTCGCAGGCGAACATGGCTGTATATCTGGCGATGCTCAAGTGCGGGGACACAATTATGAGCATGGATTTATCTCACGGCGGGCATCTTTCCCACGGCAGCCCAGTGAATTTTTCGGGAAAATTGTTCAATATCGTGCCTTACGGCGTTTCAAGGGAGACTAAAACCATAGACTACGACGCCCTTTCTGAGCTCGCTAAAAGGCATAAGCCGAAACTTATTATCTCTGGGGCAAGTGCATATCCGCGAGAACTTGATTTTAAGCGGTTTCGGGAAATTGCAGACGAGGCAGGAGCTTTTTTAATGGCTGATATAGCCCATATTGCAGGACTGGTGGTTGCGGGCATACACTCTGACCCTGTGCCGTATGCTGATTTTGTTACCTCAACCACGCACAAAACGCTCCGGGGTCCCCGTGGAGGTATGATAATGTGCAAATCAGAATATGCCAAGGAGATTGACAAGACCGTTTTCCCGGGCATACAGGGCGGTCCTCTTATGCATGTCATAGCGGCAAAAGCTGTAGCATTCAAAGAAGCGATGAACAGGGATTTTATTGATTACCAGAAGCAAATAGTGGCAAATGCTAAGAAGATTGCATCCGAACTTGCTTCTCTGGGGTTTGAAATGGTATCAGGCGGTACGGATAACCACCTGATGCTCGTTGACCTCACGCCTCTTGGTATCACAGGCAAGGATGCTGAGGCGAAGCTTGGCGAGGCTGGAATAATATTGAATAAGAACACCATACCTTTTGAGACAAAAAGTCCATTCATCACAAGCGGGATCCGCATAGGTACGCCCGCTGCTACAACACGGGGAATGAAAGAGAAGCAAATGATGGTTATTGCACATGCCATCGATGAGACGCTTCGGAACATGAATGATACAGAAACAGTAAATGAGGTAAAGAAAACAATTCTTGAGCTTTGCAGGCAATTCCCGATCCCGTACGATGAGGCTTATTGA
- a CDS encoding bifunctional methylenetetrahydrofolate dehydrogenase/methenyltetrahydrofolate cyclohydrolase (catalyzes the formation of 5,10-methenyltetrahydrofolate from 5,10-methylenetetrahydrofolate and subsequent formation of 10-formyltetrahydrofolate from 5,10-methenyltetrahydrofolate), with protein sequence MQLEEVTDPRIIDGRKIAQGIEEKVKKEVGKFIQERGIKPALATILVGEHPPSKLYVKLKHWACKRVGILSEDHKFPESTKQDEIIKLIEILNRRPEIHGILVQLPLPKHIDEREVMMRIAPEKDVDGFNPINMGKMLIGCEGFVPCTPKGIVLALSEFNIDPQGKEVVVVGHSNVVGKPVAIMLLNRNATVKVCHVFTKDLKSHTREADILIVATGVRGLIKADMVKQDAIVFDVGITWQDEKVYGDVDFDDVLPRVKLISPVPGGVGPMTIAILMEHTLMAAKMQTASK encoded by the coding sequence ATGCAGCTTGAAGAGGTCACAGACCCCAGGATTATAGATGGCAGGAAAATAGCACAGGGTATAGAGGAAAAAGTCAAGAAAGAGGTTGGAAAATTCATTCAGGAGCGCGGCATTAAACCTGCTCTTGCCACCATACTCGTGGGGGAACATCCTCCCTCAAAACTGTACGTCAAGCTCAAGCACTGGGCATGCAAGCGCGTGGGCATTCTGTCGGAAGACCACAAGTTCCCTGAGAGCACAAAACAGGATGAGATAATAAAGCTGATTGAAATCCTGAACAGGCGACCTGAGATACACGGGATACTTGTGCAGCTTCCACTGCCAAAGCACATCGATGAACGGGAGGTGATGATGCGCATTGCGCCAGAAAAGGACGTTGACGGCTTCAATCCCATCAACATGGGAAAGATGCTTATCGGGTGCGAGGGTTTTGTGCCGTGCACGCCCAAGGGTATTGTGCTGGCGCTTTCTGAGTTCAATATAGACCCGCAGGGCAAGGAGGTGGTGGTGGTCGGGCACAGCAATGTGGTTGGAAAGCCTGTTGCGATAATGCTGCTCAACCGCAACGCCACAGTCAAGGTATGCCATGTGTTTACCAAAGACCTGAAAAGCCACACAAGAGAAGCTGATATTCTCATTGTTGCTACAGGCGTGCGCGGCTTGATTAAAGCCGACATGGTGAAGCAGGATGCTATCGTGTTCGATGTAGGCATAACGTGGCAGGATGAAAAGGTTTACGGGGATGTGGATTTTGATGATGTTCTTCCCAGGGTGAAATTAATCTCGCCTGTACCCGGGGGTGTAGGTCCCATGACGATAGCGATTCTTATGGAGCATACGCTTATGGCAGCGAAGATGCAGACCGCCTCAAAGTGA
- a CDS encoding non-histone chromosomal MC1 family protein, which produces MAETKNFVLRSKDGTESSVFTGRQARQAALKAANRVGGAKNNPVEIRLRERGTKKVHIFRGWKEMVNAPKNKPAWMPDKINKPFVKKVGIEKLD; this is translated from the coding sequence ATGGCAGAAACCAAGAATTTTGTTTTAAGAAGCAAGGATGGAACTGAGAGCAGTGTTTTCACAGGACGCCAGGCGCGGCAGGCTGCCCTTAAGGCGGCTAACCGCGTCGGGGGAGCAAAAAATAACCCGGTCGAGATCAGGCTTCGCGAGAGGGGAACAAAAAAGGTGCATATATTCCGGGGCTGGAAGGAGATGGTGAACGCACCCAAGAACAAGCCAGCATGGATGCCCGATAAGATCAATAAGCCGTTTGTCAAAAAGGTTGGAATTGAAAAACTGGATTAA